The DNA region TGTATTCAAATCATGTTTAATTTTGTAAAGCTATAAGACAGTCGTTGATCAAACAAAATGCTCCAATTTatataggaaaaattagtatccggtccctaattcttactgttcattgactaagaccttattagttctcaaattttgattcaagtccctagcattaatgtgataataaatttacatgtttattatataattttttaatataaaaattagtaattaatttagggtttaatactcacacctctattaaacttctaattaatttttaattcaaacatttccaaaataataaaaaattaaattaaattaagtttgtacctattagttttttttatatatataaaaagattctcaattttttaatcttaaatgtacccattcatataattttttaatttttttaatcttaaatgtacccattctcaaatatatcaatttgttatatgtaaaatgtaccctttttttaatataaaatcctttcaaattttttaatccatgtttaaacttatatgggtacattatttttcgttgatttgagaatgtatccatgttttggtacaataatttttttgttaattttggttaatgtacccatacatatatgtacacacacacacaatataatagagagtataatttatattttattatttttaatcccataaattatgggttttatttaaaatctcattaatataaacaattacaaatttcaatttttaatttttaatttaaagaatatagtaacttacattattacattaatgtcagggacctcaatcaaaaactaaaaactaacaatgtttcaatcaaagaatattgatagctagggaccgcatcctaAGTGTCCCATTTATATAACTATTGTTTTCGAACAATTTGAGAGAAACCAGCACGTTAGTGTACAATAGTACAAACAAACGATGGCGCACAATTTGGTACAAAATATCGTTAGGATATATATGACAGGGAGGACCTCTGATTTAAAAGTGGCTCAATTTTCGTTTTAGTTGTTTTCTAGTCTTTGAACTTTCAttccaattttgattttttctaCTGTAATTCTCCAACCTATTTCATCTCTATTTAGCAGTACATTTCTGTACACCAATTGGATGAAGTTAATTATTTTGAAGGGCTTCAAATCAAGTGTTTTGAGGATGTGTTAATTTGACGTCAAAAGGAGGGGGTGGCCGAAAGGGAGCTAGGGTCTAGAATGGAGAGGGTGAGCGgctaacaagaaaaataaaccaTAACTACGAATTTAGATCCTCCGAATTTCTGTGTTCAGAGCAAATGGACCAAAGAATCCAGACCATCAATGATATTGATACCATGTAGGGATTTGATATAATTGGATAGATTTCATTGACAGGGTTAACACCTTTATATATACAATGTGATATCGAGCAACAAAGTTTTAGAGTACAAGTAAAGGAATTACAGACgtagaagaataaaaaaattcgCCAGAGCTGAAGTTGAAGAAAGTTAAGGTTCcattataaaatcaattgataatATGGGGAGTAACTCAATCTCTTATAAACCCTTACAATGTTTCTCCTGTTACCGATGTGtgactcttttaccttcacatcctCACCCACTCCTCATGTATGACGAATTTTCAAGTAAAAAACGTGGACAATACGAATTGGGTGAAGTGAAGGAGTGTGACTGTTCAGCTTCACATATGGACCAACCTACTCTGATACTCGTGGGATACCCTTGAAAGATGAGTTTGCTTCTTTCTCGAATTTGGTTTCTTCTACTCGTCGGAGCTGTAATTTTGAGCCATAGCTTATCGAAGCTGTAGGTCATCATCGTCTGATGCCCGTCCTCGCACACATGATTTGTATCTCACTAGGCTTTATGATTAGTATTGGGGTTCATgctgtactaaaaaaaaaaagatattggGGTTCATGTTCATTTGTTACCCTCAGCAATTAATTAATGGACGCTCCACATTCGGTGACTCTATGATGATATTGTTGAGATGAATCCTATACGACGACAAGAGAGATCTTACGtaagcttataagtaagttgggttATTCTTtatattgctaattggttttatgtGAAACCTCAacatcatggtatcagagcaagttaTCCAATATATGAAGTCTAACGGCCACACGTACTCCACGTCACTTCAGTTGTGTCGTCCCCGTATCTGGCTCGAAAATATGTATTTGACTTGAATATTCCTCACACATGACGAGGCACCCACATTGATAAGAGAAAAGACATTATATGAGCTTATAAGTTGGGTTACTCTCCATATTACCAATTAGCAACACTACTACTTTGCTAATAAAACTAAAATGGAAACAAATCAAATTAATTGGTTTCACTAATTGATTTAGGTTATTATAGAAATTTACATTTTGCAGAGGGGTCTTTTGATCGTCGCCCATAACAATATTCCTACGACACATAGATTGTGAACGGGCATCATTAAACTCCTTAAATCCATCTGGTATAGGGACGAGTTTGATGCATTTCATCACGTCGTTCTTTTTCCGGAAATGTATCTTGAGACTGGTATAATCTTCAATAATACTATTCACCGCAAAAAACAATATTCATACGAAAATCACTATTCACGCTGAAACTCGCCAATCTGAACTGCTCTTCCAATCCTACGTCATATTGAGATGTAAATTTCTGTGCATGTGCCCGCTAGGAGGTGCAACGAAATATGTAGAATGcacaggtgaagaaggaatggGTAAGGGTTTCATCCTTGACGAGTGGCTTCTAAATGAAACAAAAAGATAAGTCATTGAAGTAGATTATACTTCATACTCGTCACGTATCATGAAGTGAATAGATGGATCTGGTGAGGTAATCGATTTAAGCAGGTAGGGAAACACCAAAAAAATTACTAATAATCTAAAGAGATGATACGAAAGGGAATGAGGTGGACAAATACAATTGGTCATTAATTTTATTCTTGTGAAAGCCTCCATGAATAGTTCTTGCTCttgttaatcaattaattaactatatatTAAGTTGGTCGGAACTTTGAAGTGAAGCTTAGGGGTGAGATGCGGCataagagaaatgttaaggagaaTCAAAGTGAGATTCTTCATGGATTTTTtgtcacctcatgtttttagcacaatgttttataatgtgcGTACATAAATTCACGATAAACTGTGAGGCACTATTCTAAAATCCACCGCCTAGCGCCGCCtatgaagaaagttggggttccaccataaaactaattggcaaaagaaattgaggttcctccataaaaccaattggcaatatggggagtagcccaacctcttataaactCCTTGTAAGGTTTCTcctttcaccaatgtgggactctTTTACTGTCACATTCTCACACGCCACCTCAcgtgtggtgaattttcaaaccaaacacgtggacaacacaaattaaGTGACGTGGAGCACATGTGGCCATTGGGCTTTACACGCGGGCCAACCTACTCTGATTATATGAAGAAAGTTGGGCTTCACACACGTACATTGCTGGTCGATCCAGATCTCTCTCCCCTCTTTCAAATTTCAGTCCTCTATTTCCCCTTTATTTCCATACACTAACCCTAAAATTCGAATTATCCTATGGCGACCAAAGAAGCCTCTGTGGTCGTCGCGACCAAGATGGTTGAGAATCCTCCTCCTGAGCCAGTTACCACCGATACCGCAGACGACAAACCGACGACAAAGGCCAGcaaggcaaaggagcccaaggCGAAAAAGGCACCCGCTTCGAGGAAGCCTAGAAGTGCTCCGGTTCATCCTCTATATGAAGAGATGGTTAAGGAAGCGATTGTGATGTTGAAGGAAATGACTGGTTCGAGCCAGTACACGATCACTAAGTACATCGAGGAGAAACATAACCAGCTGCCACCCAACTTCAAGAATCTTTTGCTTTTCCATTTGAAAAAGCTTGTGAGTTCTAATAAGATCGTCAAGGTCAAAAACTCCTTCAAGCTCCCGCCTGTGAAGTCATCGACTCCAAAGCCTGCTTCTCTGGTGAAGAAGAAGCCGACGTCCGCCGTTAAACTGAAGGCAAAAGTTGTTGCTGCGAAACCTAAGGGAAGGTAAAAGCCAGCTACCAAAGGCTGCTGCAACCAAGCCTAAGGCAAAACCCGCATCTAAGCCAAAAGCTATTGCTCTAACGCCCAAAGTGACTACTCCAACAAAGCCTAAGCATGATACTAAGCCTAAAGCCCACGCCGCCAAGCCAAAAGATGTTGCCAAGCCTAATGTGGCTACTCTAAAATCGaagccaattggttttatagtgaaacctcaacttctttatggtatcagagcaggttgtcccacgtgtgaagccaaacggccacacGTGTTCCATGTCACCCATTGTGCTATCCACATGTTAAGCTTGAAAATTCACCATACATGAAACagtgtgttgagaatgaatcccacattgatgagagGAAGGACCTTGCATGGACTTCTAAGTAAGTTGGGCTACTcatcatattgccaattggttttatggggagtagcccaacctcttataatcTCATGCAAGGTTCCTCCTTCCATCTATGTGAGACTCATTCACAACAgcctaggccccgcctaggTGTTAGGCAGTTGATCACCACCCCGATTACTCCCTAAGCgtatgaaaattaagaaagagcaCCTAGACCTGCTTAGGCATCTGCCTAAATGGCCTAGGCACTCGCCTAACCCACCAAGACCCGCCTAGGTCGCAACTTTCAGATAGACAGGAATtgttaactttcattttgcattttattttttttcaataaattgtatgaTACTTTTTCAAATACTTAGATGAACACATATCATATGCTTGTttctcatgttttcattatgttctagtactttataatctatatgtcattttatttttcaatttatgtatctcaatgaaattatgtaatattcaagtataagtagacatttatttatacaatatataataaattactCAAATCTGCCTAGGCCCCCTACTAGGCCCTAGTCCGCTGTCCGACTAGCGCTTAGCATTTTTTGGAACCTGAAGTGACAAAAAGTCCATACAAAATCTTTCTTTAAGCAAGTCTCCTTAGAATTTCGGACGGCACTAAGCGCAACTAGGTATATGATTGAGTGTGACGTGCACAAGTATAATTAGCTTGAagaatatatacacacacacgtgAGCAAAGGGTCCTAGAAGATCTAGAAGTTGGTCATGAGATGATAAGTGATGAAGAGAATTTAATTAAGACTCTTTGGGGTGACAAATTGTCTTTATATTTATGTTTGTGATTTTTTAAGCAAGTAATTTCAATTCAAAATATTAGAGAGATTGTCAGGAATAATATCAATTTTACATGCTCTGACAATTTTAGAATTAAGTTCGAATTTGTACCATCTTAATGTTGGACAAAAAGAATAGAGAACGATGAgagctttttccttttttatggtAGTAGATGCCTAAATACAGAAACCACTAATTTTTATTCTAGTGGCAACTGGAATATGAGTTCTGCTTTCTTAAGGTCTTTATTTTTAGGATCTATGATGACTAAATGTATATTAACTATaagattatattaatttatattaaaaaacttaaaatatttAACAACTTAATAAAGGAAATTGGAATTGTAATTACTtggttaaaaaataaataaaatgtgaaaattgaaaattttaggTTGTGTCACTTGGCCCAATCTGGTGCAtctcaattaaaaaaattgaaaatcaatggTCAAGATTTATCCACATgtaaaaaaaatgcaatttttttcttcaacatacttaaacaaattaattaattttttaactaatCATGCTTGCTTGTAAATTGTAatgcatgtttgtttttttatttaaaattaaattattagagttaaacaaaaaaatttgttttcaaaaaacaaacttACATGGTACACACATTCAAGgcatacaaaaaaataatattttgtaaataGTATTCGCTCTTGCTCTTCCTCGCCTTAAAATGGTGGTCTTGCACAAAGACATTTCAATGAATAGGAAGAGCAACTTCACAGTTCTTGTCCTTGCCTTCCTAAAACGGTTGGAGATATTCTAACCAACAAAGGTAATAACATATCAAGATCAtctcctgagcagatggagaggatcctcctgatcaaGCCCATCAGGCCATtcaatttttatccaacggctataattattataacttttaaaaaaacctccagtttgtaaccgttggataaaaattgaATGGTCCGATGGACctgatcaggaggatcctctcaatatgctcaggagaggatcctgatccggTAATAACAACACCAATTCTGACTCACATCACATATAGCAATTAGCAGCACACGTAAAGTATCAAAACTCGACCAACTAAATTGTTTGCCACTTTTAAAATGGCATACAAAAAGTGTTTTAACTGGGTTCAACCAACTCCGGCCGGACCCAATAGCAATCATTCTGACATAACCGGCCGGTTCAAAAAGAATTACGTAAGAGGATCGACCTTATCCAAAAGAATCCAAAAATCCAAACActttcccaatttccaattgCAAATATGAAATCTCCCCAATATTCTCATAACTGCCATTTCTTCACAGCCAAACTACCTTGGCTTTCCTTATTAACTACCTAACCTCCATGGACAAACTAGCTCCATTTCACCACCTCTCCACACCTTTCCTCTTAAACCCGACAATCTTCAACCCCCCAAGAACCCAAAAAGCTCCAGGCTTTACCTTATTGGATGACTTGGGTCAGGTCAAAACTCTGAATTTAGTGAAAGCAAGGCATGCCCAGATGATAAAATTGTCTAAAAAGAGTAACATGGATGCCAAGGGAAATAATTTGGTCACATATTACTTGGAATTTGGTGATTGTAGGTCTGCTGCAATGGCTTTGTTTGCCAGCTCTGCACAAAACTATCACTCATGGAGTTCTTGCCTAGATGAACTTAGAAG from Malus domestica chromosome 01, GDT2T_hap1 includes:
- the LOC103417646 gene encoding histone H1.2-like, with product MATKEASVVVATKMVENPPPEPVTTDTADDKPTTKASKAKEPKAKKAPASRKPRSAPVHPLYEEMVKEAIVMLKEMTGSSQYTITKYIEEKHNQLPPNFKNLLLFHLKKLVSSNKIVKVKNSFKLPPVKSSTPKPASLVKKKPTSAVKLKAKVVAAKPKGR